In one Lolium rigidum isolate FL_2022 chromosome 3, APGP_CSIRO_Lrig_0.1, whole genome shotgun sequence genomic region, the following are encoded:
- the LOC124699925 gene encoding enoyl-CoA delta isomerase 2, peroxisomal-like: MCTLEQRGRVFVLTLTGDGEHRLGIPLMASIRSALSSVAAQAAQDGPGAALVTVAEGRFFSNGLDIGWVGTSRARLTELIDALRPVAADLLALPMPTVAAVTGHASAGGFLLALCHDYRVMRADRGVLYMSEVDLGFPLPPYFMALLRAKITAAQALRDVVLRGARIRAPQAKEMGIVDVVCPGAPETVAEPLKLAEQLAARKWDGAVYSAIRISMFPDACMSVGIVQGSDEDKARNFGSRL, translated from the coding sequence ATGTGCACCCTGGAACAGCGAGGCCGCGTCTTCGTGCTCACCCTCACAGGCGACGGAGAGCACCGGCTGGGCATCCCGCTCATGGCCTCTATCCGCTCAGCACTCTCCTCCGTCGCAGCCCAAGCCGCCCAGGATGGCCCGGGGGCGGCCCTGGTGACCGTCGCCGAGGGGCGCTTTTTCTCCAACGGGCTCGACATCGGGTGGGTGGGCACCTCCCGCGCGCGGCTCACGGAGCTTATCGACGCGCTCCGCCCCGTCGCCGCCGACCTCCTGGCGCTGCCCATGCCAACCGTCGCAGCCGTCACGGGCCACGCCTCCGCGGGCGGGTTCCTCCTCGCGCTCTGCCACGATTACCGCGTCATGCGCGCAGATCGCGGCGTGCTCTACATGAGCGAGGTCGACCTCGGCTTCCCCCTCCCGCCCTACTTCATGGCACTGCTCCGCGCCAAGATCACCGCCGCGCAGGCGCTCCGCGACGTCGTGCTACGGGGTGCCAGGATTAGGGCCCCGCAGGCCAAGGAGATGGGCATCGTCGACGTCGTGTGCCCCGGCGCGCCGGAGACGGTCGCGGAGCCACTCAAGCTCGCCGAGCAGCTCGCCGCCAGGAAGTGGGACGGCGCGGTGTACTCCGCCATCAGGATATCTATGTTCCCTGACGCGTGCATGTCCGTTGGGATTGTCCAGGGGAGCGATGAGGATAAGGCCAGGAACTTTGGTTCCAGGCTGTGA